ATTGGTGAAAATCGAGCGCACTCTGCTTCAGTTGATCATCCATCGTCAGAATCCCTTATTGGTTATCACGAAGTCCGGGTCGACAGTATAGAAGCGGCAAACGGCGGAAAAACATGAACCGCTTCAAACTTTGCAGTGGCAAGGAGGGATTATGGAAATAATTTCCAAATTTTCCGGGGGGAATGTTCAACAACGGCGGCGAGAACGCATTTACACTGGTGTAAATCATTAATACGGGCAGCGATAACGCTGCCCCTATTTGGTCATATTTAATAATGTGCGCACGTTCTGCGCCGAGGTGGCAATAATATCAATCGCCCCGGTGCGCAATGCGCCAAGAATCGCCATCGCTTTGGTGTTTTCCGAGGCGATAGCAATCACACAGGGGATTTTGCGCAGCTCTTCGATACTGACGCCAATCACGCGATCGTTCATCACCGTATCAACATGTTCGCCCTGCGCATTAAAGAAGTCATAGCCCGCCACATCACCGGTAACGCCCTGATTCAGACTGGCATCAATAATTTCATGCGGACTGAACCAGCCGAGCTTAACCATATAGCTGTTTTCGTTCATATCGCCAATACCGACCAGCGCGATATCGGCTTTACGCGCGCGATCCAGTGTCTCTTTAATGGTGCCGTTCTGCATAAAGGCTTCTTTTAACGCACGATTTTCCACATACGCCGGGGCATACAGCGTTTCGCTGATGCCGCCAAATTTCTTCGCCAGACGGCGGCTGATATGATCGGCATTGATTGCGTCACCAGGCCGGTGAGTGCCGCCAATACCGCTGATAAAGTGGCAGTTGCGCGTCGGCACACTGCCCGGATGATCGGCGACCGCCGCCACGTTGCGCCCCTGTCCCACCGCCACCACTGAATTATCTTTTAACGTTTGTGACAGGTGCATCGCCACCAGCGCCGCAACCTGACGTCGCTGCTCTTCATCATCGGGATGGTCAAGAGCAATCAGCGCGCGTTGTAGTGAAAAACGTTGCAGCAGCTGCTGTTCAAGACGGGTGCTGAACACCGGATGGTAGCGGACATTGATCTCAACGATGCCTTCCTCTTTGGCGCGTTTTAATAAGCGTCCGACTTTAATGCGCGAGATACCAAACTTACGCGCAATCTCTTCCTGAGTGATCTCATCCTGGTAATAAGCAACCGCAATTTCCGTCAGCAGCTCGATGTCCTGAGATAACGTGTTTTTTTCCATCCGGGCTGTCGTCTCTTGATCGATTTTATGGGCGGGCGCGCACTGAGCCGCCGCGCCTGGGGCAACAATTTATACCATTTTCTGGCGCTCAGCTGGCGAATTTCTTTGTCAGATCATCATCTGACATCACGAAAATGATGGCGTGCCAGCCAGGCGACAGGCTGACACATCCGGGAAGGAATCAACGACGAATGGCGTCGATTTTCAGCATGCGGGCAATCACGATATCCAGCTCTTTCTGATCGAAAATCTGTTTCCAGTCGGGTTTCACAATTTTCTCGCGGCCATATTCCATGGCGATCATGCAGGCATCAGAGAACGGGTTAGTGGCGCGGAACGCCACCGCCAGCGCGATCTGAATATGGCCGTAGAGCATCGCTTTTGCCGCTTCTTCCGGCACGCCTGAATGTTTCACTGTCTCATCCAGTGCTTCTTTCATAAAGGCCCCGACCATACAGGCCACGGTCTCCACCAGTGTCGGTTCCAGATAAGCCAGCTGGGTTACCGTGACCCAGTGCACCTGCTCAACCGGGCCGTACATCACGCTAATCACTTTGCTCAGCTCCGCTTTCTGCGCGTCGCTGCCGCTCTCAAATGACGCCGCGACATGCTGAATCGCCGCTACGCCGCCAAAAGCATCCGCATGCTCTTCTTTGGTATAACGCTCAAGGAACACTGACGGATGGCACGGGTGTGCTACCGCGTAATGAATGCCGTCGCGCAGCGCAATCAGGTTGGCATAGGCTGCCGCCGGATCGAGGGTTAACAGTGTGGCGCCTGCTTTCATCTGCGGTACCACCAGCTCAGAAACTTTGCCCAGCACGATGTCCGGTACCGCAAGGATCACCACATCACTTAATGGCACCACGGATTCAGCATCAGAGATCTCACGCCCCTGCGCGGTGACCTGCGCCTGCGCTTGTGGCGCGCTCTCACAGTAAAACAGCTGATAGTCGCTGTTCTGCAGGTTGGCGGAAATGCGCATGCCCATTTTGCCGCCTGCGCCAATCACGGTGATGGTGGTTAATTGTGTGCTCATCAGTTACTCCTGGGGTTGTCTGTGACGTAAAAAATCAACGCTTTGTTGGGTCCACTCCGCTTCGCGCTGGCAGGTGCTCTGTGCATCCTGCTGCCACGGCAGCCAGTGTTCTACGATTTGGTTAATGCCGCGCTCATCAGGGCGCACCTGCGCAATCAGCAGGTCATAGTCGAGCAGTCCCTCACCCAGCGGCGCGCCAGCCAGCGTAAAGCCAACCCAACCCTCCTGCCGGCTAAAGGCAAAATCTTTAATATGCAGATTCAGCACCCGCCCGGCGGTATTGGCGATCACCTGTTGCGGTTGCTCCAGCGCTGCGACACAGTTGGCGGGATCAAGACAGACACCAAGGTAAGCGGAAGGAAAACGCGTAATCACCGCCATCATCTCGGCGCTGTTCACCTGTTCATAGGTTTCCAGGCACAGTTTTACCTGCTGCCTTTCAAACTGCGGCAGGATAGTCTCAATCAGCGCCGCCGCTTCCACCAGCGTCGGACGATGACTGGCGCTGTTAAACATTGAACGAATCACTGTGACCTGCAGAATGCTGGCCAGCTGCAAATAGCGTTGCAGATGGGAGGTTTGCAGTCCGCGAGTGCCCAGCTCCAGTTCAATACCGAGGCGGTCGGCCTGCTGGCGCAGTGCCTGTAACTCAGTGTCGCTCCAGCTTTCAATCTGCGGGTAATCACAGATCTGAAACAGCTTCACCCCCATGGCGGCGGTCTGTTCCAGCATCTGCGCCAGGTTCAGTGGCGCCGGAACCCGCGCCGAACTGCGCCAGAAAAACGCGTAAGTGCTTAATCCGATAGCCATTTATGCCTCCGTAGCTGATGGCGAGGTGGCGGCCAGCGCGGCAGCCTCATCAATAATCTGGCGCAACGCCGTGGGCTGATGGGCAAAGCGTCCGAGGAACAAGCCGTTAACCTGATGGCCGAGACGGCTCAGCAGGCCAGGTCCGGCGCTGCCGCCATAAATCACGCGGAAACGGAAATCACCGAGGTCGTGAAGCTGACGCAGCCCGTGACAAACCTCAGCAATAAACGCGTCCGGCGCCGGGGCTGGCGCGCCAATCGCCCATTGCGGCTCCCAGGCCAGCACCACATCGCCACTCAGCTGCTGACGATTCGCCTCGCTT
This is a stretch of genomic DNA from Winslowiella toletana. It encodes these proteins:
- a CDS encoding sugar-binding transcriptional regulator: MEKNTLSQDIELLTEIAVAYYQDEITQEEIARKFGISRIKVGRLLKRAKEEGIVEINVRYHPVFSTRLEQQLLQRFSLQRALIALDHPDDEEQRRQVAALVAMHLSQTLKDNSVVAVGQGRNVAAVADHPGSVPTRNCHFISGIGGTHRPGDAINADHISRRLAKKFGGISETLYAPAYVENRALKEAFMQNGTIKETLDRARKADIALVGIGDMNENSYMVKLGWFSPHEIIDASLNQGVTGDVAGYDFFNAQGEHVDTVMNDRVIGVSIEELRKIPCVIAIASENTKAMAILGALRTGAIDIIATSAQNVRTLLNMTK
- a CDS encoding sugar phosphate isomerase/epimerase family protein; protein product: MAIGLSTYAFFWRSSARVPAPLNLAQMLEQTAAMGVKLFQICDYPQIESWSDTELQALRQQADRLGIELELGTRGLQTSHLQRYLQLASILQVTVIRSMFNSASHRPTLVEAAALIETILPQFERQQVKLCLETYEQVNSAEMMAVITRFPSAYLGVCLDPANCVAALEQPQQVIANTAGRVLNLHIKDFAFSRQEGWVGFTLAGAPLGEGLLDYDLLIAQVRPDERGINQIVEHWLPWQQDAQSTCQREAEWTQQSVDFLRHRQPQE
- a CDS encoding phosphogluconate dehydrogenase C-terminal domain-containing protein, translating into MSTQLTTITVIGAGGKMGMRISANLQNSDYQLFYCESAPQAQAQVTAQGREISDAESVVPLSDVVILAVPDIVLGKVSELVVPQMKAGATLLTLDPAAAYANLIALRDGIHYAVAHPCHPSVFLERYTKEEHADAFGGVAAIQHVAASFESGSDAQKAELSKVISVMYGPVEQVHWVTVTQLAYLEPTLVETVACMVGAFMKEALDETVKHSGVPEEAAKAMLYGHIQIALAVAFRATNPFSDACMIAMEYGREKIVKPDWKQIFDQKELDIVIARMLKIDAIRR